The following are encoded in a window of Natrononativus amylolyticus genomic DNA:
- a CDS encoding AAA family ATPase produces MSYNQYPVIEFAGVPGVGKSTIVAELIHTQPTLVKSPSYTLDHESCVLKRNVLKIIKILSTTTQSPTFTRLSLKTLFQQPTMTWFKQLLNWYLVVGYHRSANSITILDQGILQAIWSISYTLGRSNGQDLYSQCESIIQSPPQLFIVLTANQETIIDRLRNRKRQKNDYLPNTFSFDQETVKQSCLLMESVQEMFHQTANEIPGFNVAQIDTTDKNVSDVKEEATSLINSFI; encoded by the coding sequence ATGAGTTATAATCAATATCCAGTAATTGAATTCGCGGGGGTTCCTGGAGTCGGAAAGTCAACAATTGTTGCCGAATTGATTCATACTCAACCGACTTTAGTCAAGTCCCCATCTTACACATTAGACCATGAGTCATGTGTTTTGAAAAGAAATGTTTTAAAAATTATAAAGATATTATCAACGACTACTCAATCCCCAACTTTTACCAGACTATCTTTAAAAACATTATTCCAACAACCAACGATGACGTGGTTCAAACAATTACTCAACTGGTATTTAGTTGTAGGGTATCATCGGTCAGCAAACAGCATAACAATCCTAGACCAAGGCATTTTACAAGCAATTTGGTCAATTAGTTATACACTCGGAAGATCTAACGGGCAAGATTTATATTCTCAGTGTGAATCTATAATTCAATCTCCTCCTCAACTGTTTATAGTTCTCACGGCGAACCAAGAGACGATAATTGACCGGCTTAGAAACCGTAAAAGACAGAAAAATGACTATTTACCAAATACCTTTTCTTTCGACCAGGAAACCGTTAAGCAGTCGTGTTTGTTAATGGAGTCTGTCCAAGAAATGTTTCATCAGACAGCTAATGAGATTCCTGGCTTCAACGTTGCTCAGATCGACACTACTGATAAAAATGTATCAGATGTAAAAGAGGAAGCCACTTCTCTTATTAACAGTTTTATTTAA
- the asnB gene encoding asparagine synthase (glutamine-hydrolyzing), with the protein MCGITGLFDPDSSPNPEKLHRMNQCQEHRGPDAHGIFTDGPIGLAHRRLSIIDPHESGDQPIYNEDGSIVVIFNGEIYNYRSLRNSLITAGHQFSTETDTEVLVHLYEDYGPSFVQQLEGMFAFALWDSTKEQLVLARDQMGVKPLLLLQDGSKFGFASELPALLTSELDHGEIDKKALSQYFAFGYIPAPRTAFQNIRKVRPGERVVITDQGISRDSYYSLSVPKRTDCFDTATQKLRKRVINSIEKRLMSDVPLGAFLSGGIDSSIVVGTMAELMDEPVRTFTVGFDQDLFDESWAAREVAEYHGTNHHEFTMSADDVRDLIPTVLDQLGEPFADPSLMPSYVVARDTSQEVTVALSGDGADELFAGYDKYRVESLSKYYRALPELVREEVIEPTVNALPASRGSRVGTKVYQAQWFVNRSGPERTPERHFELMRIPTGNAVNVFTQVNPVRFGQDALSIEYSQLKPQLRDRDSLTKIQGVDTQYSLPNQMLQKVDLASMYNSLEVRVPFLDTAVVEYAMSLPSEYKLTWSDRKRVLKNAFSSELPPSIFERDKQGFDMPIGEWFKNELANDFRIAVTAVDLGILDNDAVLDVYSEHKSGQYDHGRFLWTVYVFKQWAKRMQDSGFISK; encoded by the coding sequence ATGTGTGGAATTACTGGACTTTTTGATCCCGATTCGTCCCCTAACCCCGAAAAGCTTCATCGAATGAATCAATGTCAAGAGCATCGAGGCCCAGATGCCCACGGAATCTTTACAGATGGACCGATTGGGTTGGCTCACCGTCGACTCAGTATTATTGATCCTCATGAATCTGGAGATCAACCGATATACAATGAAGATGGATCTATCGTTGTGATTTTTAATGGAGAGATCTACAACTATAGGTCCCTTCGCAATTCGCTGATAACGGCAGGCCACCAATTTAGTACTGAAACAGATACAGAGGTACTTGTACATCTGTATGAGGATTATGGTCCATCGTTCGTACAACAATTAGAGGGAATGTTCGCCTTCGCCCTATGGGATTCCACTAAGGAACAGCTGGTCCTAGCCCGTGACCAGATGGGAGTTAAACCCTTGTTGCTCTTACAGGATGGGTCAAAATTCGGATTTGCCTCTGAATTACCTGCACTGCTTACTTCGGAGCTAGATCATGGGGAGATAGATAAAAAGGCATTATCGCAGTATTTTGCATTTGGCTATATTCCAGCTCCTCGGACAGCCTTCCAGAACATTCGAAAGGTCAGACCAGGGGAACGCGTAGTTATTACTGATCAAGGCATCTCTCGAGATTCGTATTACTCGCTTTCTGTACCCAAGCGGACAGATTGCTTTGACACAGCCACCCAAAAACTTCGAAAACGGGTCATAAATTCCATTGAGAAACGATTGATGAGTGATGTTCCATTAGGTGCATTTCTTAGCGGTGGTATTGATTCAAGTATCGTTGTTGGAACAATGGCGGAGTTAATGGACGAACCAGTACGTACCTTCACAGTAGGATTTGATCAGGACTTGTTCGACGAATCGTGGGCTGCCCGTGAGGTTGCTGAGTATCATGGCACAAATCATCATGAGTTTACGATGTCGGCTGACGATGTGCGTGATCTGATACCAACAGTACTTGATCAACTAGGCGAACCGTTTGCTGACCCATCTTTGATGCCGAGTTATGTCGTTGCACGTGATACAAGCCAAGAAGTCACAGTGGCACTATCTGGTGACGGCGCTGATGAACTGTTTGCAGGTTATGACAAGTATCGTGTTGAGTCACTATCAAAATACTATCGTGCACTTCCAGAACTAGTCCGAGAGGAGGTTATAGAACCTACCGTCAATGCGCTTCCTGCATCACGAGGTAGTCGTGTAGGTACCAAAGTATATCAAGCCCAATGGTTTGTGAATCGTAGCGGCCCAGAGCGCACGCCAGAACGGCATTTTGAGTTAATGCGAATCCCTACCGGGAACGCTGTGAATGTATTTACACAGGTCAACCCTGTCAGATTCGGCCAGGACGCCTTATCTATAGAATACAGTCAACTAAAACCACAATTACGAGATCGAGATAGTCTAACTAAAATTCAAGGGGTTGATACGCAATATTCACTTCCCAACCAGATGTTGCAGAAAGTGGATCTAGCGAGTATGTATAATTCGCTCGAAGTCAGAGTACCGTTCCTAGATACTGCTGTAGTTGAATACGCGATGAGCCTTCCATCGGAATACAAATTAACATGGTCAGACCGGAAACGCGTGCTCAAGAATGCGTTCTCGAGTGAACTCCCTCCTTCTATCTTTGAACGCGATAAACAAGGATTTGATATGCCGATCGGGGAATGGTTCAAAAATGAACTTGCAAATGACTTTCGGATAGCGGTTACAGCAGTAGACCTTGGAATTTTAGATAATGATGCGGTATTAGATGTTTATTCTGAACACAAGTCTGGCCAGTATGACCATGGGAGGTTCCTTTGGACAGTTTATGTGTTTAAACAGTGGGCTAAACGAATGCAGGATAGTGGGTTTATCAGCAAATGA
- a CDS encoding glycosyltransferase family 4 protein — translation MASPETVPPEVEEPKSKTQAPTQEPEKVLEADALKILRVASDVYPEVMGGLSLHVHEMSRVQAEMGHDVTVLTSDHGDRDQPSREERDGYELIRHREVASPLDNTITPGLARTLRRIGDDYDVIHAHSHLFFSTNVAAAVGRTLETPLVVTNHGLMSQTAPKWVQKAFIPTVAKFTLNSADEILCYTETDKRRLRERGIDSSISVVHNGIDCEQFSPIQSDKSKNQILFVGRIKPGKGVRHLLAAFSNIISEFPEYSLKIVGDGPLREELVALAEERDISSNVEFVGQIENSEVAEVYAESEIFVLPSLNEGLPRTVLEAMACEVPVIVSDLEQLESLVEEAGVTVPRENPDILASEMKRLLANKELRTHMGRVGRECILDEYSWDETVRFTTCKYRSLI, via the coding sequence ATGGCTAGTCCAGAGACAGTACCACCGGAAGTTGAGGAACCAAAGAGCAAAACGCAAGCTCCGACACAGGAACCCGAGAAGGTTCTAGAGGCGGACGCACTCAAGATCCTCAGGGTCGCCAGCGACGTTTACCCGGAGGTTATGGGTGGACTCAGTTTGCATGTCCATGAGATGTCTCGAGTGCAGGCGGAGATGGGCCATGACGTAACGGTGTTGACCTCCGATCACGGGGATCGGGATCAGCCCTCGCGTGAGGAACGGGATGGCTACGAGTTGATCCGCCATCGGGAAGTGGCAAGTCCGCTCGACAATACGATCACCCCCGGGCTGGCGCGAACGCTCCGGCGGATCGGGGACGATTACGACGTGATCCACGCACACTCACACCTGTTCTTCTCGACGAATGTTGCGGCTGCGGTGGGCCGGACTCTCGAGACGCCGTTGGTGGTGACGAATCACGGGTTGATGTCTCAGACCGCTCCCAAATGGGTCCAAAAGGCGTTCATTCCAACGGTCGCGAAGTTCACGTTGAATTCGGCTGATGAGATTCTGTGTTATACGGAGACCGACAAACGCCGGTTGCGAGAACGTGGGATCGATAGTTCAATATCAGTTGTCCACAATGGGATTGATTGCGAGCAGTTTTCGCCCATTCAGAGCGACAAATCGAAAAATCAAATTCTGTTCGTCGGCCGGATCAAACCTGGGAAGGGTGTCCGCCATTTACTCGCAGCCTTTAGCAACATTATTTCTGAATTTCCAGAGTACTCTCTGAAGATTGTCGGTGATGGTCCACTGAGAGAAGAATTAGTCGCGCTAGCAGAGGAACGTGATATTTCCTCCAATGTCGAATTTGTAGGCCAGATCGAAAACAGTGAGGTAGCAGAGGTCTATGCAGAGAGTGAGATATTTGTCCTTCCGAGTTTGAACGAAGGACTTCCTCGGACAGTACTTGAGGCAATGGCCTGTGAAGTGCCAGTCATTGTTTCTGATCTCGAGCAGTTAGAGTCCTTGGTTGAAGAGGCAGGAGTAACAGTACCACGTGAGAATCCAGATATATTAGCTTCGGAAATGAAACGGCTTTTGGCGAATAAGGAACTTCGGACACATATGGGCAGAGTAGGGCGAGAGTGCATTCTCGATGAATATTCATGGGATGAAACTGTGAGATTCACCACATGCAAATATAGATCGCTAATATGA
- a CDS encoding glycosyltransferase: MSQESINHTSIGRSEHDLEAAYALGLVVTDQDDDTVFRTVLEARRAAFEVYVVPLGCDATTTELLGTLEVSLVDHPECSTRADAYDRLEKAAQLHSLDGIAVGEPGGEFDFAALRRDLSGESAFTLEAAAYDTAQETGRLVGIPAYNESVGIGSTVIAAQQYADEVVVIDDGSGDDTVDIARETSATVLEHGVNQGKGAALRTFFEYAQESDHDSFVVLDGDGQHLPEDIPEVVAPVEEGEVDMVVGSRYLEGGEDETPLYRRVGQQTLDYLTLGSSGAKLTDTQSGFRAFSARAIDRLALRTDGMGVESEMIGSAMEEELAIEEVPIDVRYEGIDGQTFNPLRHGFGVATFVLQLIRDRHPLVFFGAPGLAFTIVGLAFGVSALLMYSSQGAFAIGQVLVSVFFTLVGVLGVFCGLILNRISNMIDELKEAAA; encoded by the coding sequence ATGTCTCAAGAGTCGATTAATCACACGTCGATTGGTCGGTCAGAGCACGACCTCGAGGCCGCCTACGCGCTGGGTCTCGTCGTCACCGACCAGGATGACGACACCGTCTTCCGAACGGTCCTCGAGGCCAGACGGGCAGCCTTCGAAGTGTACGTCGTGCCGCTTGGCTGTGATGCGACGACGACAGAGCTGCTGGGTACCCTCGAGGTATCGCTCGTCGACCACCCGGAGTGTTCAACGCGTGCGGATGCGTACGATCGCCTCGAGAAGGCCGCCCAACTGCACTCCCTCGATGGGATTGCCGTCGGCGAACCCGGCGGCGAGTTCGACTTTGCGGCGCTTCGGAGAGATCTCAGCGGGGAGTCGGCGTTCACACTCGAAGCAGCGGCCTACGACACCGCCCAAGAGACCGGTCGGTTAGTCGGCATTCCGGCGTACAACGAGTCCGTCGGGATCGGCTCGACGGTGATCGCCGCCCAGCAGTACGCCGACGAAGTGGTCGTCATCGACGACGGCAGTGGTGACGACACCGTCGATATCGCACGCGAGACGTCGGCGACGGTACTCGAACACGGCGTCAACCAGGGCAAGGGGGCAGCGTTGCGAACGTTTTTCGAGTACGCCCAGGAGAGCGATCACGACTCGTTTGTGGTGCTCGATGGCGACGGCCAGCACCTGCCCGAAGATATTCCTGAGGTTGTGGCGCCCGTCGAGGAAGGCGAGGTCGACATGGTAGTCGGCAGCCGCTATCTCGAGGGCGGTGAGGACGAGACGCCGTTGTATCGGCGGGTGGGTCAGCAGACGCTCGATTATCTGACGCTGGGCTCGAGTGGGGCGAAGCTCACCGATACTCAGAGTGGATTCCGGGCGTTTTCGGCGCGGGCGATCGATCGGCTGGCGTTGCGGACCGACGGGATGGGCGTCGAAAGCGAGATGATCGGCAGTGCGATGGAAGAGGAGTTGGCGATCGAAGAGGTGCCTATCGACGTCCGCTATGAGGGCATCGACGGCCAGACGTTCAATCCGTTGCGACACGGGTTCGGCGTGGCGACGTTCGTGTTGCAGCTGATCCGGGATCGCCACCCCCTGGTCTTTTTCGGGGCGCCAGGACTGGCGTTCACCATCGTTGGGTTAGCGTTCGGTGTCAGTGCCCTCCTGATGTACTCGAGTCAGGGCGCCTTCGCGATCGGCCAGGTCCTCGTGAGCGTCTTCTTCACGCTGGTGGGTGTTCTCGGCGTGTTCTGTGGGCTCATCCTCAACCGGATTTCGAACATGATCGACGAACTCAAAGAGGCTGCGGCATGA
- a CDS encoding DUF7342 family protein — translation MTDHGLGSWTDDLSTRERVRAIATTLTEPRSVEWVREQAQVSSWQTAKDELEMLVEFGQVQAIEGDDGNTKYAPNYQLRYFNEVTELINNHTREELREEIASIQAEIDEWKREFAVESRDELESTLTDDGLDSEAIRGRNRVLRHWEGSEDNKRLLKHALELYDDVRELYPGEADESPSSIPLS, via the coding sequence ATGACCGACCATGGGCTTGGCTCGTGGACCGACGACCTCTCGACCCGAGAGCGCGTGCGAGCAATCGCGACGACCCTCACCGAGCCTCGATCCGTCGAATGGGTACGCGAACAAGCGCAGGTATCCTCTTGGCAAACCGCGAAAGACGAGCTAGAGATGCTCGTCGAGTTCGGCCAAGTACAGGCGATCGAGGGCGATGACGGGAACACGAAGTACGCACCGAACTACCAGCTTCGCTACTTCAACGAAGTAACTGAGTTGATCAACAACCATACGCGGGAGGAACTCCGGGAGGAAATTGCGTCTATCCAGGCCGAAATCGACGAGTGGAAACGCGAATTCGCCGTCGAATCCCGAGACGAGCTTGAATCGACGCTCACCGATGATGGCCTCGATAGTGAGGCTATTCGGGGCCGTAACCGCGTGTTGCGCCACTGGGAGGGCTCCGAGGACAACAAACGACTACTCAAACACGCGCTCGAACTCTACGACGACGTCCGCGAACTCTACCCCGGAGAGGCCGACGAGTCGCCCTCTTCGATCCCACTCTCGTAG
- a CDS encoding MoaD/ThiS family protein — translation MPQIKVPAVLTGGGSSASVDVDGETLAEAFDNHAAEHGDSLKNSVLEDGEIKEFINVYVDGTEVADLDEPVEEDSQIRVIPAASGGCSP, via the coding sequence ATGCCCCAGATCAAAGTGCCAGCCGTGCTGACCGGCGGCGGCTCGTCCGCGAGCGTCGACGTCGACGGCGAGACGCTGGCCGAGGCGTTCGACAACCACGCCGCCGAACACGGCGACTCGCTCAAGAACAGCGTGCTCGAGGACGGCGAAATCAAGGAGTTCATCAACGTCTACGTCGACGGCACCGAGGTGGCCGATCTCGACGAACCGGTCGAAGAGGACTCCCAGATCCGCGTGATCCCTGCGGCCAGCGGTGGGTGTTCGCCGTAG
- the ubaA gene encoding SAMP-activating enzyme E1: MSDLDLSPTQLDRYSRHIIMDTVGPGGQRDLLDARVLVLGAGGLGSPIIQYLAAAGVGTLGIADDDEVELSNLQRQVIHGDDDVGRKKVDSAAEYVDQLNPDITVERHELRVGPDTIEDLIDDYDFVIDGTDNFETRYLVNDACTLAGVPFSHGSIFRFEGQITTFAGGADSPCYRCMFPEAPPAGMVPNCATAGVLGVLPGTVGCIQATEAVKYLLEAGDLLDGRMVFYDALEMEFDTVEITKKDDCPVCGDDPAIDSVHDVEYTASCAIDGTAEEPEIEASD; encoded by the coding sequence ATGAGCGACCTCGACCTCTCGCCGACGCAACTCGACCGCTACTCGAGACACATCATCATGGACACCGTCGGGCCCGGCGGCCAGCGCGACCTGCTGGACGCCCGCGTGCTCGTCCTGGGTGCGGGCGGGCTCGGTTCGCCGATCATCCAGTACCTCGCGGCGGCCGGCGTCGGGACGCTCGGGATCGCCGACGACGACGAAGTCGAGCTGTCGAACCTCCAGCGCCAGGTCATCCACGGCGACGACGACGTCGGCCGAAAGAAAGTCGACAGCGCCGCGGAGTACGTCGACCAGCTCAACCCCGACATCACCGTCGAGCGCCACGAACTCCGGGTCGGCCCGGACACCATCGAGGACCTGATCGACGACTACGACTTCGTGATCGACGGCACCGACAACTTCGAGACGCGCTATCTCGTCAACGACGCCTGCACCCTCGCCGGCGTGCCGTTCTCCCACGGCTCGATCTTCCGGTTCGAAGGCCAGATCACCACGTTCGCCGGCGGCGCGGACTCGCCGTGTTACCGGTGTATGTTCCCCGAAGCGCCGCCGGCCGGCATGGTGCCCAACTGTGCGACCGCGGGCGTCCTCGGCGTGCTCCCCGGGACCGTCGGCTGCATCCAGGCCACCGAGGCCGTGAAGTACCTGCTCGAGGCGGGCGACCTCCTCGACGGACGGATGGTGTTCTACGACGCCCTCGAGATGGAGTTCGACACCGTCGAGATCACCAAAAAGGACGACTGCCCCGTCTGCGGGGACGACCCCGCGATCGACTCGGTGCACGACGTCGAGTACACCGCCTCGTGTGCGATCGACGGGACGGCCGAGGAGCCCGAAATCGAAGCGAGCGACTGA
- a CDS encoding desampylase yields the protein MIVFSRSAYDEVVYEGYGGADREICGVLAGAYADDRTVVTDVYPADNVADTPAVRYSIDPEEQFDITETIEDEGLEVAGFYHSHPAGPTHPSETDAARATWPDLSYVIVALDGYPYVGSWRWRADEATFEQELVRVAADSALEAPAREGR from the coding sequence ATGATCGTCTTTTCGCGTTCGGCCTACGACGAGGTCGTGTACGAAGGCTACGGCGGCGCCGACCGGGAAATCTGCGGCGTTCTCGCGGGCGCATACGCCGACGACCGCACCGTCGTCACGGACGTCTACCCGGCCGACAACGTCGCGGACACGCCGGCGGTGCGGTATTCGATCGATCCCGAGGAGCAGTTCGATATCACCGAAACGATCGAGGACGAGGGGCTCGAGGTCGCCGGCTTCTATCACTCCCACCCCGCCGGCCCGACCCACCCGAGCGAGACGGACGCGGCGCGGGCCACGTGGCCGGACCTCTCCTACGTCATCGTTGCACTCGACGGCTACCCCTACGTCGGCTCGTGGCGCTGGCGGGCCGACGAGGCGACGTTCGAGCAGGAACTGGTTCGGGTCGCCGCCGATTCGGCCCTCGAGGCGCCGGCGCGAGAGGGGCGCTGA
- a CDS encoding SaoD/DsrE family protein produces the protein MRVAYVFSTTGHTVSHKLERMILPQLEAGDHGADVAGMFFFDDNTYALQAGSDLGERLSALAAEQNILLMLCDLCATERGLAVETDDGGYAPRNVVDGVRVGCFPDLYAALETNPPDQVITL, from the coding sequence ATGCGCGTCGCATACGTGTTCAGCACGACGGGGCACACGGTCTCGCACAAACTCGAGCGGATGATCCTCCCCCAACTCGAGGCGGGAGACCACGGGGCGGACGTGGCCGGGATGTTCTTTTTCGACGATAACACCTACGCCCTGCAGGCGGGAAGCGACCTCGGAGAACGGCTTTCCGCGCTCGCCGCCGAACAGAACATCCTGCTCATGCTGTGCGATCTGTGCGCCACCGAACGCGGCCTCGCGGTCGAAACCGACGACGGCGGCTACGCCCCCCGGAACGTCGTCGACGGCGTGAGGGTCGGCTGCTTCCCGGACCTGTATGCAGCACTCGAGACGAACCCGCCGGATCAGGTTATCACCCTCTAA
- a CDS encoding YncE family protein yields MLAAICCQGADALALVDVETGADRGTIPVGRDPVHAHVVDGRVLVATMGERAVTVVDTDGSVRTVETGVLGPSHFAASGERVFVPCTAGDVVAVFDRAVTALESRIPVGAEPHEIDVCAGTGFVGSRRDGSVTVFDAATGSVRGRLALAGDARVQGVAAVEDGERTLVYAVDQRNASIVRFDVGGPDQSLPAAPAAAATVGADPYDLSILDGRLCVPGRGDGTVHELTAALEVAAVHDVGGRPTDVVGRRRWVVDRTRPRFRSLAGDGIDVPHPSIVATPAGDDRYVLSHYDDAAVSLVDATAGRVVWTCDTPANPFGAVIV; encoded by the coding sequence ATGCTCGCCGCGATCTGCTGTCAGGGGGCGGACGCGCTCGCGCTGGTCGACGTCGAGACGGGCGCCGACCGGGGCACGATCCCCGTCGGGCGCGACCCCGTCCACGCCCACGTCGTCGACGGCCGGGTGCTGGTCGCGACGATGGGCGAGCGCGCCGTGACCGTCGTCGACACCGACGGCTCGGTTCGGACCGTCGAGACCGGCGTCCTCGGGCCATCGCATTTCGCCGCCAGCGGCGAGCGCGTCTTCGTCCCGTGTACCGCGGGCGACGTCGTCGCGGTGTTCGATCGAGCCGTCACCGCGCTCGAGAGCCGCATCCCGGTCGGTGCCGAGCCACACGAGATCGACGTGTGCGCGGGAACCGGCTTCGTCGGCAGTCGCCGGGACGGCTCCGTGACGGTGTTCGACGCCGCAACCGGGTCGGTCCGGGGACGACTCGCGCTCGCGGGGGACGCACGCGTCCAGGGCGTCGCCGCGGTCGAAGACGGTGAGCGGACGCTCGTCTACGCCGTCGACCAGCGAAACGCGTCGATCGTCCGGTTCGACGTCGGCGGGCCGGACCAGTCGCTTCCGGCGGCTCCGGCGGCGGCGGCGACGGTCGGCGCCGATCCGTACGACCTGTCGATTCTCGACGGCCGTCTCTGCGTCCCCGGGCGAGGGGACGGGACGGTACACGAGCTGACGGCCGCCCTCGAGGTCGCTGCCGTCCACGACGTCGGGGGTCGCCCGACCGACGTGGTGGGCAGACGCCGGTGGGTCGTCGATCGGACCCGCCCCCGGTTTCGCTCGCTCGCGGGCGACGGGATCGACGTGCCACACCCGTCGATCGTCGCCACGCCGGCCGGCGACGATCGCTACGTGCTCTCTCACTACGACGACGCTGCCGTCAGTCTCGTCGACGCGACAGCGGGTCGCGTCGTCTGGACGTGCGACACGCCGGCGAACCCGTTCGGTGCCGTGATCGTCTAG
- a CDS encoding sulfurtransferase has protein sequence MTDEPNATRRALLQAAAGTAVAGTAGCTAVTTPADTSVRSEVRGNVRTFVGPSWLTDRDRDEIAVIDARERDAFRRERIHGARHVALEALTTRRDGDGGLEPDPSEIAAGFAGIGVAPDDDVLVYGNSVGSRVTRVAFALAYLGHRGDVRILNGGVDAWTGRIGTGTPDEPEATEYEADPVDDLVATRRWLADEADRFGEDAPDSLVDVRVPEAYLGAAGSDALDPDHQRHGHLPGAINVHWLGNVSGTRLQEPTRLARLFFAEAGLEEEETVVVYGDDNVDPTQTWAVLRALGFEDVRLYEGGFTEWANVPEDDRGGYPVETKTNVVIETDGDLGGEDGGDFSCTG, from the coding sequence ATGACAGATGAACCGAACGCGACCCGGCGGGCGCTCTTGCAGGCGGCCGCCGGCACGGCCGTCGCGGGCACCGCCGGCTGTACCGCCGTGACGACGCCGGCGGATACGAGCGTGCGCAGCGAGGTTCGCGGCAACGTCCGGACGTTCGTCGGCCCGTCGTGGCTCACAGACCGCGACCGCGACGAGATCGCCGTCATCGACGCCCGCGAGCGCGACGCCTTCCGCCGCGAGCGGATCCACGGGGCGCGTCACGTCGCCCTCGAGGCGCTCACCACGCGACGGGACGGCGACGGTGGACTCGAGCCGGACCCGTCCGAGATAGCCGCAGGGTTTGCCGGTATCGGAGTCGCCCCCGACGACGACGTGCTTGTCTACGGCAACAGCGTCGGCTCGCGAGTGACCCGCGTCGCGTTCGCGCTGGCGTACCTCGGTCACCGCGGTGACGTTCGTATCCTGAACGGCGGCGTCGACGCCTGGACCGGTCGAATCGGCACGGGAACCCCTGACGAACCCGAGGCGACCGAGTACGAGGCCGACCCGGTGGACGACCTCGTGGCGACCCGGCGGTGGCTGGCGGACGAGGCCGACCGGTTCGGCGAGGACGCGCCGGACTCGCTCGTCGACGTCCGCGTCCCGGAGGCGTACCTCGGCGCAGCGGGCTCCGACGCGCTCGATCCGGATCACCAGCGCCACGGCCACCTGCCGGGGGCGATCAACGTTCACTGGCTCGGCAACGTCAGCGGGACCCGGCTGCAGGAGCCGACGCGACTCGCCCGCCTGTTCTTCGCGGAAGCCGGCCTCGAGGAAGAGGAGACCGTCGTCGTCTACGGCGACGACAACGTCGATCCGACCCAGACCTGGGCCGTGCTCCGCGCGCTCGGCTTCGAGGACGTTCGCCTCTACGAGGGCGGCTTTACGGAGTGGGCGAACGTGCCCGAGGACGACCGCGGCGGGTACCCCGTCGAGACGAAGACGAACGTCGTCATCGAGACGGACGGCGACCTCGGCGGAGAGGACGGCGGCGACTTCTCCTGTACCGGCTGA